A region of the Vigna unguiculata cultivar IT97K-499-35 chromosome 9, ASM411807v1, whole genome shotgun sequence genome:
ttcttttatatacatatatttggATATTTTTTGGTGTTGAATTTGTTATCTCATTAAATGCATGAAGTATATAGTTTGGAAAGAAATGCATCTAATGTTTACTTTTGAAATAGATATTAACTATGTGATGTTGAATTGAAATACGAGAAATGGAGAAATAGAAAGAGTAGTGGGAAAGATGATTAAGACGTAGTAGAGTGAAACAAGAAAAGGAATCAGAAAAAGTGAAAGAGAAGCCATAGACTTGGTGCTCCGGTTCACATGTAATAACCAAGAAAGTGTCTAAAGGACGGTCAACACCCAAGAAAACTAAGAAGAACCTACTccaatctatatgcatatttttgtttccttttgcaTTCAAATTCTGCTCCAATACTGAATCCTCACACGCAATCTCATCGATAATATGTAACCATATATTCTGGTCAACGTGATCATTTTACGGTCAATCTCACAACATCTAAATGCAAAACTCTCAGATTCACCACTCCATCAACATAAGAGtcgtaatatatttttgttattattatattattatttaggaGAAGCTTCTTTTTATCTGCGGAATGCGCGTCCGTGCTAAACTAAAGACAACATGGGAATGAAGAAAGTGTAGGAGACTGTTAAATCGTGCTCATTTTCGTGCCACTTTCCTCgcaacaaataataataaaagtctTCAACTCGCTATCTCTGTATATAAATAGTTCCGTGTCTCATTCTCTTATATCCAATTAAACTAATCTATCTCATCACTCGTTTTGCATCAACCAACCATTTTATTAGCTTCTCTAATTCCCTATGTCTCTTGATTCAGAACCAAATCTTTCTTCCATGGAACCAACTTCTGTCGACACTTCCCTCAACCTTAACGTTATTCCCTCTTCACACATACACCTCGCGGTTagtatatctatatatatatacacgtaaACATGCACACTGTAACACACTGTAACAGCAACCATCGTATAAAattaatgaatcttttttgCGTTGGAAATTGTGTGAGCAGGGAGAAGTTTTGGTTGAAGAGTTGCAGCGTCTGAACAGTGAGAACAAGATGCTAACCGAGACGCTGAAGCACGTATGCGAGAGCTATGTTGCTTTGCAGAAACATTTGAGTGAGTTCAACAGACTGAAGAACGCAAattttgagagagaagaaaCAGCATCGCTGAAAAGAAAGGTGGAGAGTGAGAATTGCTCGAATCTGTTTTGCGTGAACGCGCATACAGAGTGCAGCAGTGAGGAAGAGACATTCAAAAAGCCTAAGCAAAGTAGCACCACCCCAAAGGTTCAAAAAGTTTTTGTACGGACCGATGCATCTGATACCAGCTTGGTAAGTTCCATCTTCAACAAACAAATACGATGTTTTCAGATTCATCTGCTACTGTTACTAAGTGTTACAGATTTTGATGAGGTTCTAAGAACTAACTAATTAAAGATCCTTGATATGTTGAAGTATGTGAGGGACGGATATCAGTGGAGAAAATATGGTCAAAAAGTGACGAGAGATAACCCTTCTCCTAGGGCTTACTTCAAGTGTTCCTATGCTCCAGGGTGCCCAGTGAAGAAGAAGGTAATGAACTGAAGATTTAGGCATGAAAATGTTGATTTGTTTTGTGTAAGTAACACGACAAAGATGTTTGTTAAATTAGGTGCAGAGAAGCGTGGAGGATCGAAGAGTGTTGGTAACAACGTACGAGGGAGAACACAACCATGGGGAAGAACATCAAACGGAGATAACGGCGAATTCAGGGAAAAGTGAAAGTGGGAGTGGTGGTCGAATTGAAGCGCTAGAATTGGTCCAGTCAAAAGTTGTTGACATGAATGCGCAAAAGTCATTGATGCAGCAGTTTTTAGTTCAACAAATGGCTACTTCTTTGACCAGAGATCCTAATTTCACTGCAGCACTTGCTTCTGCCATCTCTGGAAGAATTCTAGATCACACTTCTACGCCAAAACGTTGAATTAATTCacgtataaatatatatattcctgTATTTCAACTAAACatattgcttttaattttttatttttcttatttatctaTTCTACGcgatctctctctctctctctctctctctctatatatatatatatatatatacatacatatatatatatatatatatatatatatatatataaactatattgcccaccaatttttattttcaagatatatttttcttgtgtaaaattataattaacaagATACGAACAtcacaatatattaatttatgtagattttttatttgacataattctttaaaaaaagtaaGATATATAGAAAATATGTTGAACAGTGTAGTGTCATGAttgataaaattgttataatacATAGACGTTGCGATGTCTTTAATGATCGTCGctcaaatatttaaacaaatatatttatttttaactcttGGTTAAAAAGCACCGATTTATATTGCTTTGTTCCGCTTGATGCATACTAAGGATCATAGGTAAATTCGGTTTATTCAGGTTTATCTTTCTTAAAGCAagttatcataaaattaattaattaatatatctaattaaataaattttgtaagtatatttaaaattactcAACTAAAATCATGTTTCTCCAGGAGTTTGGTTTGATACttgttcaatatattttttgtgaacAAATCAATTTGATGTTGATTTTTGATCAACTAGACTAACAAATAACTGTTTTTCCATCTAAATTTGAGTACGTTGATTTAAGATtccacaattaaaataaaattgatacgtaaactttttatattgtgGATCAACTTCATAAATATATTCAATTCACTTAATTCTCTTTTAATATGAATTTCAATTATGAGTTCATACATTTTtttccaataatatttttttttattataaagatgGATGGTGTATAGGGAT
Encoded here:
- the LOC114162480 gene encoding WRKY transcription factor 18-like → MSLDSEPNLSSMEPTSVDTSLNLNVIPSSHIHLAGEVLVEELQRLNSENKMLTETLKHVCESYVALQKHLSEFNRLKNANFEREETASLKRKVESENCSNLFCVNAHTECSSEEETFKKPKQSSTTPKVQKVFVRTDASDTSLYVRDGYQWRKYGQKVTRDNPSPRAYFKCSYAPGCPVKKKVQRSVEDRRVLVTTYEGEHNHGEEHQTEITANSGKSESGSGGRIEALELVQSKVVDMNAQKSLMQQFLVQQMATSLTRDPNFTAALASAISGRILDHTSTPKR